A window from Leptothermofonsia sichuanensis E412 encodes these proteins:
- the rplU gene encoding 50S ribosomal protein L21 has protein sequence MTSYAIIETGGKQLRVEPGRFYDVERIAAEPDSQITIDKVLFVQTDGTISVGQPLVEGATVEATVMSHLRGKKIIVYKMRPKKKTRKKQGHRQELTRLMINSISLNGSSSKPAARAEAVIEAPTTEPEAEPAEVESMDVEAVDAETTADE, from the coding sequence ATGACTTCTTACGCAATCATTGAAACGGGTGGCAAACAGTTACGGGTAGAACCAGGTCGGTTTTACGACGTAGAGCGAATTGCTGCTGAACCGGATTCTCAAATTACAATTGATAAAGTATTGTTCGTTCAAACCGACGGCACCATCAGTGTGGGGCAACCTCTGGTTGAAGGCGCAACCGTTGAAGCAACGGTGATGAGCCATTTGCGGGGTAAAAAGATCATCGTTTACAAGATGCGCCCCAAGAAGAAAACACGCAAAAAGCAGGGTCACCGTCAGGAATTGACCCGCCTGATGATTAATAGCATCAGCCTGAATGGTTCCAGTTCTAAACCAGCCGCCAGGGCTGAAGCTGTCATTGAAGCTCCAACCACTGAACCAGAAGCTGAACCTGCTGAGGTTGAATCTATGGACGTTGAGGCGGTTGACGCTGAAACCACGGCAGACGAATAG
- a CDS encoding ArnT family glycosyltransferase encodes MLFPLLLSFLLLRLVFWFNTFPNPDEAYYWLWGQHPGWSYYDHPPLQAWVQGLFAAAFGRSPLVLRLPNLISNGLFFYTYYRIVRYLYGRDDRYHFWILWLLVLASPLYFLFLALAWHDHWLITFSLISAYLFIRFLDGYLVDGRGESWRLYGAAGTIALAGLCKYSAAFVVLGCGAAIIADKRLHSLGRDRRIYWAGAIAASALIPILIWNFSNDFQSFRYYVNRSVNTGSFSLKIGPFLNFVLFSFLLVSPAHWISFLRSLKYPDPSISTKTVYPTVAFWVFIIPTVTLTAISLASAALYYWNIIAYLLLFPLASNFFLRTPSPSFLSSPSSSLSPPPPFSTTHNQQPATHNSPNPLLIKHKSLFLGSQFYGLLFAGLLVVHYSLLPLSALVSQEEDPDSRMLFGWNTVATEVRAATAEVGQNPFLVATDYRTASALAYQLNDRNVLAISDRVDQFDFWYTCDEPFQGKNAVILSDDWHPIQPELLAQFEQTSAARAVLVTQFGVWIKNYYIVKGYRFKGGRVASVSHCR; translated from the coding sequence ATGTTGTTCCCCCTTCTTCTCTCGTTCCTCCTCCTGCGTCTTGTATTCTGGTTCAACACCTTCCCTAATCCCGATGAGGCTTATTACTGGCTATGGGGGCAACATCCTGGATGGTCCTATTATGATCATCCGCCTTTACAAGCCTGGGTACAGGGTCTATTTGCCGCCGCATTCGGGCGATCGCCACTGGTTCTGCGTCTGCCAAACCTGATCAGTAATGGTCTCTTTTTCTACACCTATTACCGCATTGTTCGCTATCTGTACGGCAGGGACGACCGTTACCACTTCTGGATTTTATGGCTGCTGGTACTGGCTTCACCGCTGTATTTTTTGTTTCTGGCGCTGGCATGGCATGACCACTGGTTGATCACGTTCTCGCTCATTTCGGCATACCTGTTCATTCGATTTTTAGATGGATATCTGGTAGATGGCAGGGGCGAAAGTTGGCGGCTGTATGGGGCAGCCGGGACGATCGCGCTGGCGGGTCTGTGTAAATACAGTGCGGCCTTTGTGGTACTGGGTTGTGGGGCAGCCATAATCGCAGACAAACGGTTACATTCTCTGGGGCGCGATCGCCGGATTTACTGGGCAGGGGCGATCGCAGCCAGTGCTCTGATTCCCATCCTGATCTGGAATTTCTCCAATGATTTTCAGTCATTTCGTTACTATGTCAACCGCAGTGTCAACACGGGCAGTTTCAGCTTAAAAATTGGTCCCTTTCTGAACTTTGTCCTGTTTTCTTTTCTCCTGGTTTCCCCTGCCCATTGGATCAGCTTCCTCCGCAGCCTGAAATACCCGGATCCTTCCATCTCAACAAAAACCGTTTACCCAACCGTCGCCTTCTGGGTTTTCATCATTCCCACGGTAACCCTGACCGCTATCTCCCTCGCTTCCGCTGCTCTCTACTACTGGAATATCATCGCCTACCTGCTCCTCTTCCCCCTTGCCTCCAACTTCTTCCTCCGAACTCCTTCCCCTTCTTTCCTCTCTTCCCCTTCTTCCTCCCTTTCTCCTCCTCCTCCCTTTTCCACAACTCACAACCAACAACCAGCAACTCACAACTCTCCAAACCCCCTCCTCATCAAACACAAATCCCTTTTCCTCGGCAGCCAGTTCTACGGGTTACTGTTTGCTGGCTTGCTGGTGGTTCACTACAGTCTGCTGCCCCTGTCTGCCCTGGTGAGCCAGGAAGAAGACCCGGATTCTCGCATGTTATTTGGCTGGAACACGGTAGCAACTGAAGTAAGGGCAGCGACAGCAGAGGTGGGACAAAATCCCTTTCTGGTAGCAACTGATTATCGAACAGCCTCTGCACTGGCATATCAGTTGAACGATCGGAATGTTCTGGCAATCTCCGATCGCGTTGACCAGTTTGATTTCTGGTATACCTGTGATGAGCCGTTTCAAGGAAAGAATGCAGTGATTCTGTCAGATGATTGGCACCCAATCCAACCAGAATTGCTGGCTCAATTCGAGCAAACCTCGGCTGCCAGGGCAGTTCTAGTGACCCAGTTTGGGGTGTGGATTAAAAATTACTACATCGTCAAAGGGTATCGGTTTAAGGGCGGGCGGGTCGCGAGCGTCAGTCACTGTAGATAA
- a CDS encoding amidohydrolase has product MNYTIQNALIPVSDGYEKTDVQIVDGKIAAIAPALEVIGTAIDGRDRLLLPGFVNAHTHSSEMWQRGGIAPLPLELWIAELYDFPPIEPEQVYLSALGTAVETLLSGGTTVVDHLVLIPGRELETIAATVRAYREIGIRAFVGPLLQDESLPASIPSGATPREYTPYLRETEASLELMQEAVSQFHRPEDGIEILAAPTGMQLCSDALFEGVIELSDRHQLARHTHLLETKAQQILAQEKYGCSAVTHLKHLGFLGARTSLAHCVWLDDADTQLLAETRSTVVHNPLSNLRLGSGIAPILKYLQAGVNVAFGCDGSASNDSQDLLEAIKIGTILHNVTDFDYQNWITPRQAVQLASQGGATGLGLADQFGSLKVGKQADLVLYDLKNLSLLPRTDPIGLLVLGRPTQVVESAWVKGKQIVADGRVIAIDLEDLKKNLFECSQWNCDRPSKTVQQVESHYRSVLNLPPL; this is encoded by the coding sequence GTGAACTATACAATTCAAAACGCGCTGATTCCGGTAAGCGACGGTTATGAAAAGACGGATGTCCAGATCGTGGATGGCAAAATTGCCGCGATCGCCCCAGCGCTGGAGGTGATCGGAACGGCGATCGACGGTCGCGATCGGCTTTTGCTGCCCGGTTTTGTGAATGCCCATACCCACTCCTCTGAGATGTGGCAACGGGGAGGGATTGCGCCCCTACCGCTGGAACTGTGGATCGCTGAACTTTACGATTTTCCCCCCATTGAACCGGAACAGGTTTACCTGAGCGCTCTGGGAACGGCAGTGGAAACCCTTCTTTCAGGCGGAACCACTGTGGTAGACCATTTAGTCTTGATCCCCGGTCGTGAACTGGAAACCATCGCCGCTACGGTCCGTGCCTATCGGGAAATTGGAATTCGGGCGTTTGTGGGTCCCCTGCTTCAGGATGAATCCCTCCCTGCCAGCATTCCCTCTGGCGCAACCCCACGGGAATACACTCCCTACCTGCGGGAAACGGAAGCATCTCTGGAGTTGATGCAAGAAGCTGTCAGTCAATTCCATCGACCAGAGGATGGGATTGAGATTCTGGCAGCCCCCACAGGAATGCAACTCTGCTCCGATGCCCTGTTTGAGGGTGTGATTGAGTTGAGCGATCGCCACCAGCTTGCCCGCCACACCCACCTGCTCGAAACAAAGGCACAGCAAATTCTGGCACAGGAAAAATATGGTTGCAGCGCTGTGACCCACCTCAAACATCTTGGTTTTCTCGGTGCCCGCACTTCCCTGGCCCATTGCGTCTGGTTAGATGATGCCGACACTCAACTCCTGGCAGAAACACGCTCCACCGTTGTACACAATCCCCTGAGTAACCTGCGTCTGGGCAGCGGCATTGCCCCCATCTTGAAGTACCTCCAGGCAGGAGTCAATGTTGCCTTTGGCTGTGATGGGTCTGCCAGCAATGACTCTCAAGATTTGTTAGAAGCGATCAAAATTGGCACGATTCTGCATAATGTGACCGATTTTGATTATCAAAACTGGATTACCCCCCGTCAGGCAGTCCAGCTTGCCTCCCAGGGGGGTGCCACTGGATTGGGATTGGCAGACCAGTTTGGTTCTCTGAAGGTGGGTAAACAAGCAGACCTGGTGCTGTATGACTTGAAAAATCTGTCTCTCCTGCCCCGCACGGATCCCATTGGCTTACTGGTCCTGGGGCGTCCCACTCAGGTGGTCGAGAGTGCCTGGGTCAAAGGCAAGCAAATTGTCGCCGATGGCAGGGTCATTGCCATTGACCTGGAGGATCTCAAAAAGAACCTGTTTGAATGCAGCCAGTGGAACTGCGATCGCCCCTCAAAAACGGTTCAGCAGGTCGAATCCCATTATCGATCTGTGCTGAATCTTCCTCCCCTCTAA
- a CDS encoding transglycosylase domain-containing protein, producing the protein MSSNTLQQRNQSDAPEAVFQFVKTVGKVTGGMVLGTMMLTSSVIAGGLVGLAISFRNLPDVRILRSYVPSETTHIYDVKGKLLSSIHGEANREVIPLDKISPDLKRAVLAIEDSYFYSHRGVNPGAVIRAFMANWEKGETVEGGSTLTMQLVKNLFLTPKRNFSRKVAEAVLALRLEQILTKTQILELYLNQVYWGHNTYGVETAAESYFGKSSSDLNLAESAMMAGLIQAPESLSPFIDYKKAKQRQYVVLRRMRDLQWITPQEEAAARKQPIRLGKVTSFQGSAMPYVTEATVQELTKRFGRDALLKGGMRVQTTVDTKLQRIAEDVVKRGHANLLAQGVYADQMALVAVDPRTHFVKAMVGGVDYSKSQYNRAVQALRQPGSAFKPFVYYAAFATGKYSPESIVLDTPVSYPDGYEYYSPQNYDGSFSGPITIRRALEVSRNVPAVRIGQEIGLNKVIDACRTMGIRTPIEPVVSLPLGAVDLTPLEMAGGYATFASNGWYSETTMIVQVTDSMGNVLLDNTPKPQLVLDPWATASLNSVLQGVISQGTGTAAQIGRPAAGKTGTTSSERDIWFVGYVPQLSVAVWAGNDNYTPVGRGATGGGFIAPIWRDFMEQALRGVPVENFRSPSEFPRP; encoded by the coding sequence GTGTCGTCCAATACCCTCCAACAACGGAATCAATCTGACGCTCCCGAAGCGGTTTTCCAGTTTGTTAAGACTGTCGGCAAGGTCACCGGGGGCATGGTGCTGGGGACAATGATGTTGACCAGTTCTGTCATCGCAGGTGGACTGGTAGGGCTGGCAATTAGCTTCCGAAATCTGCCCGATGTAAGAATTTTGCGGAGCTATGTCCCCAGTGAAACCACCCATATTTATGATGTCAAAGGCAAGTTGCTGAGCAGTATTCATGGAGAAGCCAACCGGGAAGTGATTCCCCTGGATAAGATTTCTCCGGATTTGAAGCGAGCTGTACTGGCGATCGAAGACAGCTACTTCTATTCCCACCGGGGAGTCAACCCGGGTGCCGTCATCCGGGCTTTCATGGCGAACTGGGAAAAGGGAGAAACCGTGGAAGGGGGTTCTACCCTGACCATGCAGTTAGTTAAAAACCTCTTTTTGACTCCCAAGCGGAATTTCAGCCGCAAAGTAGCGGAAGCTGTACTGGCACTCCGGTTGGAGCAAATTCTGACCAAGACCCAGATTTTAGAACTGTATCTGAATCAGGTGTATTGGGGGCACAACACCTATGGGGTAGAAACGGCTGCCGAGAGTTATTTTGGTAAATCTTCTTCAGATCTCAACCTGGCAGAGTCAGCCATGATGGCAGGTCTGATTCAAGCCCCTGAGAGTCTCAGTCCTTTTATCGACTACAAAAAGGCAAAGCAGCGCCAGTATGTTGTGCTCCGACGGATGCGGGATCTGCAATGGATTACGCCCCAGGAGGAAGCCGCTGCCCGCAAACAGCCCATTCGCCTAGGGAAAGTCACCTCCTTCCAGGGCAGCGCGATGCCCTATGTCACCGAAGCCACCGTTCAGGAGTTAACCAAACGGTTTGGGCGCGATGCCTTGCTGAAAGGTGGGATGCGCGTACAGACCACGGTCGATACCAAACTCCAGCGGATTGCGGAAGATGTGGTCAAACGGGGACATGCCAATCTCCTCGCCCAGGGGGTTTATGCAGATCAGATGGCACTGGTTGCCGTGGATCCTCGGACCCATTTTGTCAAGGCAATGGTCGGCGGGGTCGATTACAGTAAAAGCCAATACAACCGAGCAGTTCAGGCTTTACGCCAACCTGGTTCGGCGTTTAAGCCCTTTGTTTACTATGCGGCGTTTGCCACGGGTAAGTACTCACCGGAGTCCATTGTTTTAGACACGCCTGTGAGCTACCCGGATGGATATGAATACTACTCGCCCCAGAACTACGATGGCTCTTTCTCTGGACCCATTACCATTCGACGGGCGCTGGAAGTGTCTCGGAACGTTCCTGCGGTCCGCATTGGTCAGGAAATTGGGCTTAACAAGGTCATTGATGCCTGCCGCACCATGGGCATTCGCACCCCAATTGAACCCGTGGTGTCGTTGCCCCTGGGCGCAGTCGATCTGACTCCTCTGGAAATGGCAGGGGGATATGCAACCTTTGCCAGCAATGGCTGGTATTCAGAAACCACCATGATTGTGCAGGTTACCGACAGCATGGGGAACGTCCTGCTGGATAATACGCCGAAGCCTCAACTGGTGTTGGATCCGTGGGCAACGGCCTCGCTCAACAGTGTGCTGCAAGGGGTCATTTCCCAGGGGACAGGGACAGCGGCTCAAATTGGTCGCCCGGCGGCGGGGAAAACAGGTACCACATCCTCTGAACGGGATATCTGGTTTGTCGGGTATGTGCCCCAGCTATCGGTTGCGGTGTGGGCCGGGAATGATAACTACACCCCGGTCGGCAGAGGGGCAACAGGGGGCGGATTTATTGCTCCCATCTGGCGAGACTTTATGGAGCAGGCTTTGAGAGGGGTGCCGGTGGAGAATTTCCGATCGCCCTCTGAATTCCCACGGCCCTAG
- a CDS encoding DnaJ domain-containing protein: protein MTNLNRYYEILGLQPGASQMEVKQAYRDLAKMWHPDRFVHDLRLKQEAEEKLKHIIEAYQHLKDLKDYQVPAAQPPDQERSLVSPPPRPGISVRLSGAEAFYQQGAEKVKAGHYREALDDFSTAIRLDPNYAAAYRYRGFVHSLLGFELGAESDLRKAKRLELERQVSFTADGKPGSAGNNWRHRVGSPFSPQRPAHAAPASSTQPVPPLNWKDVQTLSGHRDAVTAIAVSRDAKLVVSASRDATIQFWNLQTGNPLGTLSGHQAAVCALAISADRQLLVSGSADHTIKLWHLQTGRPVLTLRGHRDGVQSLAISPDGQFLVSGGRDGLVRIWRCRNGELLHVLDDHTAPVYAIALSPDGQIIYSGGESQTLRLHRLRTGELLRSLPGTSATLFTIAVSADGRYFATGGNDWQVRLWDDSSVVTGDPVAVLPGHRGNVRAIAFSPTHPTFASGSDDHTIRFWTVNQEAVGILTQHRDAVTSLAYSMDGKLLISGSEDKTIKIWQQD from the coding sequence ATGACCAACCTTAATCGCTACTACGAAATCCTGGGACTTCAACCGGGGGCATCTCAGATGGAGGTAAAGCAGGCCTATCGTGATCTGGCAAAAATGTGGCACCCGGATCGCTTTGTCCACGATCTCCGGCTAAAGCAGGAAGCGGAGGAAAAACTAAAACATATTATCGAGGCATATCAACATCTAAAGGATCTAAAGGATTATCAGGTTCCGGCTGCCCAGCCCCCAGATCAGGAGCGATCGCTGGTTTCGCCCCCACCCCGACCGGGGATTTCTGTCAGATTGTCGGGGGCTGAAGCATTTTACCAGCAGGGGGCAGAAAAGGTCAAAGCTGGTCATTACAGGGAAGCACTGGATGACTTCAGTACAGCGATCCGACTTGATCCAAACTATGCGGCAGCCTATCGCTATCGGGGCTTTGTCCATTCATTGTTAGGATTTGAACTGGGGGCAGAGTCTGATTTAAGAAAGGCAAAACGGCTGGAACTGGAGCGCCAGGTATCGTTTACCGCTGATGGGAAGCCAGGCTCCGCTGGAAATAACTGGCGTCATCGAGTTGGGAGTCCATTTTCTCCTCAAAGACCAGCCCATGCCGCTCCGGCAAGTTCGACTCAACCAGTTCCTCCCCTGAATTGGAAGGATGTCCAGACGTTGAGTGGACATCGGGATGCCGTGACCGCGATCGCCGTCAGTCGGGATGCCAAACTGGTGGTCAGTGCCAGTCGAGATGCCACAATCCAGTTCTGGAATTTGCAGACAGGCAACCCACTGGGTACACTTTCGGGGCATCAGGCGGCGGTTTGTGCGCTGGCTATCAGTGCAGACAGGCAATTATTAGTCAGTGGCAGTGCGGACCACACAATTAAGCTCTGGCACTTGCAGACGGGTCGCCCGGTGCTGACGTTAAGGGGGCATAGGGATGGTGTGCAATCGCTGGCAATCAGTCCTGACGGTCAGTTTTTGGTGAGTGGAGGTCGGGACGGCCTGGTTCGAATCTGGCGTTGCCGTAATGGCGAATTGCTCCACGTTCTGGATGACCATACCGCGCCCGTCTATGCGATCGCCCTCAGTCCTGATGGACAAATCATTTACAGTGGGGGTGAAAGTCAGACCCTGAGATTGCACCGCCTGAGAACCGGAGAACTGCTGCGTTCCCTGCCTGGAACTTCTGCAACGCTGTTCACGATTGCCGTCAGTGCAGATGGGCGCTACTTTGCCACGGGAGGAAACGACTGGCAGGTCAGATTGTGGGATGACTCCTCCGTGGTTACCGGAGATCCTGTAGCCGTACTCCCTGGACATCGAGGCAACGTGAGGGCGATCGCCTTCAGTCCCACGCATCCAACCTTTGCCAGTGGCAGCGATGACCATACGATTCGGTTTTGGACCGTTAACCAGGAAGCAGTCGGGATCCTGACTCAGCACAGAGATGCGGTCACATCCCTGGCTTACAGCATGGATGGAAAGCTCCTCATCAGCGGTAGTGAAGATAAAACCATTAAGATCTGGCAGCAAGATTAG
- a CDS encoding DUF4394 domain-containing protein, translated as MGIDLGNLIREVIGNPKKAPDPLTAQFVGLTKDNSLAFFNDNNLSRVTTIDVTGLQYGETLLGIDFRPNTGELFGLGSSNRLYTIDVTTGNATQVGTGTFAVPLNGTNFGFDFNPTVDRIRVVSNTGQNLRLNPDTGAVVDGNPMMDGIQPDRDLNGATMSIVGTAYTNNFTGTTTTTQYGINADTDQLFIQAPPNAGTQTLVGSLGFDFGPRTGLDIVTKNGVNTAFAVSNSSFYTINLDTGAASFIGTVKDRKKPLELVGFAARSPIVKPNPLTAEFIGLTEDNNLVFFNSNALNNVTRVDVTGLEDCETLLGIDVRPNTGQLFALSSNNRLYTIDRATGAASRVGEEFAVYLEGENFGFDFNPTVDRIRVVSDAGQNLRLNPDNGMVVDGDPMMAGIQTDGRLNGGTRSIVATAYTNSFAGATTTTQYGIDAITDQLFIQAPPNAGTQTLVGSLGVDFSAKTGFDIVFRNGANAAFATSDSSFYSVDLNAGSARLLGQIRDGVTPLNLIGFAAAA; from the coding sequence TTGGGAATCGATCTTGGTAATCTCATCCGAGAAGTGATTGGAAATCCTAAAAAAGCTCCTGACCCACTGACTGCTCAATTTGTTGGTCTGACAAAAGACAATAGCCTCGCATTTTTTAACGACAACAACCTGTCAAGAGTCACCACGATCGATGTAACTGGATTGCAATATGGAGAAACTCTACTGGGGATTGATTTTCGACCAAACACCGGAGAGTTATTTGGCTTAGGTAGCAGCAATCGTCTGTACACGATTGATGTCACAACTGGAAATGCGACTCAGGTGGGAACTGGGACCTTTGCAGTACCACTGAATGGCACCAATTTTGGGTTTGATTTCAACCCGACAGTTGATCGCATTCGGGTAGTCAGTAATACGGGTCAAAATCTCCGCCTGAATCCTGATACAGGCGCAGTGGTGGATGGCAACCCAATGATGGATGGCATTCAGCCCGATAGGGATTTGAATGGAGCAACCATGTCAATTGTGGGAACAGCTTACACCAACAATTTCACTGGTACAACGACCACCACTCAGTACGGCATCAATGCTGACACCGACCAACTTTTCATTCAGGCTCCACCCAATGCAGGCACCCAGACTCTGGTGGGTTCCCTCGGGTTTGACTTTGGACCCAGAACAGGGTTGGATATAGTCACCAAAAATGGTGTGAATACAGCCTTTGCCGTATCAAATTCCTCGTTTTACACTATTAATCTGGACACAGGTGCTGCATCATTCATTGGTACCGTGAAAGACAGGAAAAAACCGCTGGAACTGGTTGGGTTCGCCGCCAGAAGCCCAATCGTTAAGCCCAATCCACTCACAGCCGAATTCATTGGGTTAACTGAGGACAACAACCTGGTATTTTTCAACTCCAACGCCTTGAATAACGTGACGCGGGTGGACGTGACCGGCTTAGAGGATTGTGAAACCCTGTTGGGAATTGATGTTCGCCCCAATACCGGGCAGCTATTTGCCCTCAGCAGCAACAATCGATTGTATACCATTGATAGAGCGACTGGAGCCGCCAGCCGGGTTGGTGAAGAGTTTGCAGTTTATCTGGAAGGTGAAAACTTTGGGTTTGATTTCAATCCCACGGTCGATCGGATTCGGGTCGTGAGTGATGCGGGTCAAAATCTGCGGCTTAACCCTGATAATGGCATGGTCGTAGATGGGGATCCGATGATGGCAGGCATTCAGACGGATGGCAGACTCAACGGCGGCACCCGATCAATTGTCGCCACCGCTTATACCAATAGTTTTGCTGGAGCAACTACGACCACCCAGTACGGCATTGATGCAATCACTGATCAACTATTTATTCAGGCACCACCCAATGCGGGTACCCAAACCCTGGTTGGCTCTTTAGGAGTTGATTTCAGCGCCAAGACGGGATTTGATATTGTGTTTAGAAACGGGGCAAATGCAGCGTTTGCAACCTCTGACTCCTCCTTTTATTCTGTTGACTTGAACGCTGGTTCTGCCAGACTTCTGGGTCAAATTCGGGATGGGGTAACGCCCTTAAATTTAATTGGTTTTGCAGCCGCCGCGTAG
- a CDS encoding APC family permease — translation MSFFTKVKRQLIGQSLPTSAQVSERVTNAAGLAILSSDALSSVVYATEETLRVLMLAGTSVLELSIPIAIAITSLLAIVTLSYRQTIRAYPSGGRAYIVAHENLGLYPGLIAALMIDYVFTVTVSVAAGIAALTSAIPFG, via the coding sequence ATGTCTTTTTTCACAAAGGTGAAGCGGCAACTTATTGGTCAGTCACTTCCTACCAGTGCCCAGGTCTCAGAGCGTGTCACGAATGCAGCAGGATTAGCCATTCTTTCATCGGATGCGCTTTCTTCCGTTGTCTACGCGACCGAAGAAACGTTGAGGGTGCTGATGTTAGCAGGAACCAGCGTTTTAGAATTGTCGATTCCCATTGCGATCGCCATCACTTCACTCCTGGCGATCGTCACCCTTTCTTATCGTCAAACCATTCGAGCCTATCCGTCTGGTGGCAGAGCATACATTGTAGCTCACGAGAACCTGGGGTTATATCCAGGATTAATTGCTGCTTTGATGATCGACTATGTTTTCACCGTTACCGTCAGTGTTGCGGCGGGGATCGCTGCCCTGACATCCGCTATTCCATTTGGTTGA
- a CDS encoding serpin family protein has translation MLQSFTERKVEMRERGRWQIGAMAAVGLVLLGLIGCIQAVSQGQAEALSQSTPKREQITMKKGSEVNPELVAANTRFGFKLFSEVLKQNQNKNVFVSPSSVAIALAMVYNGANGTTQAAIAKALELNGITLAELNQANADLQVLLQNPDPKVQLAIANSLWARQDVPLKPDFLQRNQQFYGAEINNLNFNDPQAIKIINGWVKENTRGKIEEIVDSISPMDVLFLINAIYFKGDWTQPFDKTLTADRPFFRADGSQKSHPMMSQQGDSRYLETEQFQAVSLPYGERRRMSMYILLPKKAAPITDLYQKLTAENWQQWVTQFRSRPGSVQIPRFKLEYEIELRRALSALGMADTFDASKANFSGMSDLQTHIDQVRHKTFVEVNEEGTEAAAVTSIGIRATSATLDEPFTMVVDRPFFCAIRDNQSGSVLFMGAIVDPQ, from the coding sequence ATGCTTCAGTCGTTTACTGAGAGGAAGGTTGAGATGAGGGAGCGGGGACGATGGCAAATCGGAGCAATGGCGGCTGTAGGACTGGTTTTGCTGGGTTTAATCGGATGCATTCAGGCGGTCAGTCAAGGACAGGCAGAAGCGCTGTCTCAATCCACTCCAAAACGGGAACAAATAACCATGAAAAAAGGATCTGAAGTCAATCCTGAGCTAGTGGCTGCCAATACTCGCTTTGGATTCAAACTCTTCTCAGAAGTGCTCAAGCAAAACCAGAATAAAAATGTATTTGTGTCTCCCTCCAGTGTGGCGATCGCCCTGGCGATGGTATACAACGGAGCCAATGGTACTACACAAGCAGCGATCGCAAAGGCACTGGAACTGAATGGAATTACCCTGGCGGAGCTAAACCAGGCAAATGCCGACCTGCAAGTATTGCTGCAAAACCCCGATCCGAAGGTGCAGTTGGCGATCGCCAACTCTCTCTGGGCACGGCAGGACGTTCCCCTGAAACCAGACTTCCTCCAACGAAATCAGCAGTTTTATGGAGCCGAAATTAATAACCTGAATTTTAACGATCCCCAGGCAATCAAGATTATTAACGGTTGGGTAAAAGAAAACACCCGCGGCAAGATTGAGGAAATTGTTGACTCCATTAGCCCAATGGATGTTCTGTTTTTGATTAACGCCATTTACTTCAAAGGCGATTGGACTCAGCCGTTTGACAAAACATTAACCGCAGACAGGCCCTTTTTCCGGGCGGATGGCAGTCAAAAATCCCATCCCATGATGTCTCAGCAGGGAGACTCTCGTTACCTGGAAACGGAACAGTTTCAGGCCGTGAGCCTGCCCTATGGGGAAAGGCGGCGCATGAGTATGTACATCCTGCTGCCTAAAAAGGCGGCTCCCATAACGGATCTGTACCAGAAGTTGACGGCTGAAAACTGGCAGCAATGGGTTACCCAATTTCGCAGTCGTCCGGGTTCTGTTCAGATCCCACGGTTCAAGTTAGAGTATGAAATTGAACTTCGGCGTGCCCTGTCGGCATTGGGAATGGCAGATACCTTTGACGCCAGCAAAGCTAATTTCTCTGGCATGAGTGACCTGCAAACCCATATTGATCAGGTCAGGCACAAGACCTTTGTTGAGGTGAATGAAGAGGGCACAGAAGCCGCCGCCGTCACTTCTATTGGCATTCGGGCAACCTCTGCCACTTTGGATGAGCCATTTACAATGGTGGTTGATCGTCCGTTTTTCTGTGCAATCCGGGATAATCAAAGTGGTTCAGTGCTGTTCATGGGGGCGATCGTAGACCCCCAGTAA
- a CDS encoding cupin domain-containing protein gives MKPIMKLEEVEFDDIEENGLYTSRRGQISDHIGAKKLGYNLTVLPPGKVQCRFHNHYGEEEMFLILEGEGELRFGDKRYPIRKHDIIACPPGGAEVAHQIINTGTTTMRYLALSTLVEVEVCEYPDSEKVLVVTGNRGERGLRKMFRAENTVDYYDREQP, from the coding sequence ATGAAGCCCATTATGAAGCTTGAAGAAGTTGAGTTCGATGACATTGAAGAAAACGGTTTATATACCTCCAGGAGAGGACAGATCAGTGATCACATCGGGGCAAAGAAACTGGGTTACAACCTGACAGTCCTGCCGCCGGGGAAGGTTCAGTGTCGATTTCATAACCACTATGGTGAGGAGGAAATGTTTCTGATCCTGGAAGGTGAAGGTGAGTTGAGGTTTGGGGACAAGCGCTATCCAATCCGCAAGCATGACATAATTGCCTGTCCCCCTGGTGGTGCAGAGGTTGCTCACCAGATCATAAACACGGGCACAACAACCATGCGCTATCTGGCGCTGTCAACCCTCGTTGAAGTCGAGGTATGCGAGTATCCGGATTCTGAGAAAGTCCTCGTTGTAACCGGAAATCGCGGGGAGCGAGGACTGCGGAAGATGTTTCGGGCTGAAAATACTGTTGACTATTACGATCGCGAGCAACCCTGA